From the Acidilutibacter cellobiosedens genome, one window contains:
- the hprK gene encoding HPr(Ser) kinase/phosphatase, with protein sequence MNYITLDKLVEDLNLEIIYASDDISQVKINKSDVNRPGLQMAGYFEHFAFERLQVIGTVEWYYSNSLEEKIRVERMRKIFSYPIPAVIISRGLPVFPEMLQFAKEKNVSIFRTGISTTKLINVLINHLDYVLAPEMTVHGVLVEVYGLGILLMGQSGVGKSETALELIKRGHRLIADDIVEIKRMEDEIRGVCPEIIRHFMEIRGIGILDIERLYGVGSVKSWGFIDLVIQLEYWDENKEYDRVGLDEDYTEILGKKIPKLVIPVRPGRNTATIVEVAARNTRQKLLGYSAAREMDKRVKSEIERRKKETQGH encoded by the coding sequence ATGAATTATATTACTTTGGATAAATTGGTTGAAGACTTAAACTTGGAAATTATATATGCTTCAGATGACATAAGTCAGGTGAAAATCAACAAAAGCGATGTAAATAGACCGGGGCTTCAAATGGCAGGCTATTTTGAACATTTTGCCTTTGAAAGGCTTCAGGTAATCGGCACTGTAGAATGGTACTACAGTAATAGCCTGGAAGAAAAGATAAGGGTTGAAAGGATGAGAAAAATTTTTTCTTATCCTATTCCTGCTGTAATTATTTCACGAGGATTACCTGTTTTTCCTGAAATGCTGCAGTTTGCCAAGGAAAAAAATGTATCAATATTTAGGACGGGCATTTCCACTACTAAGCTCATCAATGTATTGATTAATCACCTTGACTATGTTTTAGCCCCAGAAATGACGGTTCACGGAGTATTGGTGGAAGTATACGGCCTGGGTATACTTTTAATGGGACAAAGCGGAGTAGGAAAATCGGAAACTGCATTGGAGTTAATAAAAAGAGGCCATAGACTTATAGCAGACGATATAGTGGAAATTAAAAGGATGGAAGATGAAATAAGAGGAGTATGCCCTGAAATAATACGGCATTTTATGGAGATCAGAGGTATAGGAATTTTAGATATTGAAAGACTATATGGTGTAGGTTCGGTAAAGAGCTGGGGTTTTATAGATTTAGTCATACAATTGGAATATTGGGATGAAAATAAGGAGTATGACAGAGTAGGGCTGGATGAAGACTATACGGAAATATTGGGTAAAAAGATTCCCAAATTGGTTATTCCGGTACGGCCGGGCAGAAATACGGCAACTATAGTGGAAGTTGCTGCCAGAAATACCAGGCAAAAACTTTTGGGATATAGTGCAGCCAGAGAAATGGATAAAAGAGTAAAATCGGAAATTGAAAGAAGAAAAAAAGAAACTCAAGGACATTGA
- a CDS encoding aminopeptidase P family protein, with translation MIINERIKNLRKLMKEKGINAYIIPTFDPHQSEYLGDHWQDRVWISGFTGSAGTVVITERKAILWTDGRYFIQAEKQIKDSEIELFKMGMPGVPTYQEWIIDNLKLGDTVGINGKIFPQSDVKNMEKKFSSKNIKIVDSEDLIEELWSDRPELPMDKIFVHDAKYAGKTPREKIEEVRRELKKKGADYYILGSLDDIAWLYNIRGNDVRCNPVVTSYALISMDKAFLFVHQEKVPNEVREELKKNGIDIEEYNEIRKYAEEIPRGKNVFLDPSRINRWLYKSIPKECHVIEGINITTTLKGVKNSVEIENLKNAYIKDGVALVKFIYWLKNNIGRISMTEISAENKLEDFRKQQELFVEPSFDTICAYKDHAAMMHYSATKESQYTLEKEGMLLIDSGGQYLDGTTDITRTFILGNISEEEKRSYTLTLKGHIDLIKTRFLYGATGSSLDIMARFPLWQEGIDYKCGTGHGVGFFLNVHEGPHTISPVPNKVKMEKGMVVTVEPGVYKEGKYGIRIENDVVVEEDINTDSGQFMKFEILSYCPIDLEGIIPELLDESERKWLNDYHEKVYDKLSPYLNGEEKRWLKEVTRNI, from the coding sequence ATGATCATTAATGAAAGAATTAAAAACTTGAGAAAATTAATGAAGGAAAAAGGGATAAATGCTTATATTATACCGACTTTTGATCCTCATCAGAGCGAATATCTTGGAGATCATTGGCAGGATCGGGTATGGATTTCAGGATTTACCGGTTCTGCAGGGACCGTAGTGATAACTGAAAGGAAAGCAATACTGTGGACTGATGGCCGATATTTTATTCAAGCGGAAAAACAAATTAAAGATAGTGAAATAGAGTTGTTTAAAATGGGAATGCCGGGAGTTCCTACTTATCAGGAATGGATTATCGATAATTTGAAGCTGGGAGATACTGTTGGAATAAACGGAAAAATATTTCCCCAGTCGGATGTAAAGAATATGGAGAAAAAGTTTTCTTCGAAAAATATAAAGATTGTCGATAGTGAGGATTTGATAGAAGAATTGTGGTCGGACAGACCTGAGCTTCCGATGGATAAAATATTTGTTCATGATGCCAAATATGCAGGGAAGACTCCAAGAGAAAAAATTGAAGAAGTAAGAAGGGAATTGAAAAAGAAAGGGGCAGACTATTATATACTGGGCAGTTTAGATGATATAGCATGGCTTTATAATATCAGGGGCAATGATGTCAGATGTAATCCTGTAGTTACCTCTTATGCTTTGATATCCATGGATAAGGCATTTCTTTTTGTTCATCAAGAAAAGGTTCCAAATGAAGTCAGAGAAGAGTTAAAGAAAAATGGAATCGATATAGAAGAATACAATGAAATAAGAAAATATGCAGAAGAAATTCCGAGAGGAAAAAATGTGTTTTTAGATCCTTCAAGAATCAACAGATGGTTATATAAAAGCATACCTAAGGAGTGCCATGTAATAGAAGGAATTAATATTACAACAACATTAAAAGGAGTTAAAAATTCCGTAGAGATAGAAAATCTAAAAAATGCTTATATAAAAGACGGAGTAGCTTTGGTAAAATTCATCTATTGGCTTAAAAACAATATAGGAAGAATTTCCATGACTGAAATATCTGCTGAGAATAAATTGGAGGATTTCAGAAAACAACAGGAATTATTTGTTGAACCGAGTTTTGATACCATATGTGCCTATAAGGATCATGCTGCAATGATGCACTATTCAGCTACAAAAGAATCTCAGTATACTTTAGAAAAAGAAGGTATGCTCCTTATAGATTCGGGAGGTCAATATTTAGACGGAACTACGGATATAACCAGAACCTTTATTCTCGGAAATATTTCCGAAGAGGAAAAAAGAAGTTATACACTGACCTTGAAAGGGCATATAGATCTGATAAAAACCAGATTTTTATATGGGGCCACAGGTTCGAGTTTGGATATTATGGCAAGATTTCCTTTATGGCAGGAAGGAATAGACTATAAGTGCGGCACAGGTCATGGAGTAGGATTTTTCTTGAATGTCCATGAAGGCCCTCATACAATAAGCCCTGTTCCTAACAAGGTTAAGATGGAAAAAGGTATGGTGGTGACCGTTGAACCGGGAGTATATAAGGAAGGAAAATATGGTATAAGAATAGAAAACGATGTTGTAGTCGAGGAAGATATAAATACCGATTCAGGACAGTTCATGAAATTTGAAATTCTGTCTTACTGTCCTATAGATTTGGAAGGAATAATTCCGGAACTTCTTGATGAGAGTGAGAGAAAATGGCTGAATGATTATCATGAGAAGGTATATGATAAATTATCTCCTTACCTAAATGGAGAAGAAAAAAGATGGCTTAAGGAAGTAACAAGGAATATATAA
- a CDS encoding PspC domain-containing protein, whose protein sequence is MTKRLYRSANDRKICGICAGIGEYLDVDPTIIRLVWILFTVFSAGIGGVLAYFLACLVIPEQ, encoded by the coding sequence ATGACAAAAAGGTTGTACAGGTCGGCAAATGACAGGAAGATATGCGGGATATGTGCAGGAATAGGTGAATATTTGGATGTTGATCCTACCATCATAAGATTAGTCTGGATATTGTTTACTGTTTTTTCTGCCGGCATTGGCGGAGTTTTAGCATACTTTTTAGCTTGTTTGGTTATACCGGAGCAATAG
- the uvrA gene encoding excinuclease ABC subunit UvrA encodes MSKENIIIKGAREHNLKNIDVELPRNKLIVITGLSGSGKSSLAFDTIYAEGQRRYVESLSSYARQFLGQMEKPDVDYIEGLSPAISIDQKTTNKNPRSTVGTVTEIYDYLRLLFARIGTPYCYKCGKEISSQTVDQMVDKIMSLNDKTRIQILSPIVRGKKGEHQKIIENIKKDGFLRVVVDGQTYEVSDEIKMEKNKKHTIEVVVDRVVVKEGVEGRLTDSLETALKLSDGLVIIDIIGKEKIMFSEKLACPDCGVVIEELSPRMFSFNSPFGMCPECNGIGYYKKIDPDLIIPNPSLSINQGGLAPYSGSAEDTYYYQIFKTIADSYNFNMDAPLDTAPKEFLNEILYGTKGSISFEFNSHFSGRRSFNGRFEGIVPNLERRYRETNSDYIRDKINDFMAERPCTKCHGKRLKDEILAVKINGLNIWDVTNLSLKSALDFFNNIKLTERQELIAHQILKEIRSRLKFLQDVGLEYLTLSRSASTLSGGESQRIRLATQIGSSLVGVVYVLDEPSIGLHQRDNEKLLKTLKNLRDLGNTLIVVEHDEDTMRNADYIVDIGPGAGIHGGYLVAEGTVKDIEKCKESITGQYLSGKKKIDIPDKRREPNGKWIEIVGAKENNLKNIDVKIPLGVLTCVTGVSGSGKSTLINEILYKSLAQKLNRSKAKPGKYDEIRGVENLDKVIVIDQSPIGRTPRSNPATYTGVFDYIRDVFAMTPDAKMKGYKKGRFSFNVKGGRCEACNGDGIIKIEMHFLPDVYVPCEVCKGKRYNRETLQVKYKGKSISDILDMTVEEAVGFFENIPNIKRKIQTLYDVGLGYIKLGQPSTQLSGGEAQRIKLATELSKRSTGKTLYVLDEPTTGLHVADIHKLINILEKLVEGGNSVVVIEHNMDVIKASDYILDLGPEGGDEGGRVIAQGTPEEVAKVKNSYTGQFLKKILE; translated from the coding sequence ATGTCAAAGGAAAATATAATAATAAAAGGGGCAAGAGAACATAATTTAAAAAACATTGATGTAGAACTTCCAAGAAACAAGTTGATAGTTATTACAGGGCTAAGCGGTTCAGGAAAGTCTTCTCTTGCTTTTGATACCATTTATGCAGAAGGACAAAGAAGATATGTCGAAAGCCTTTCCTCTTATGCCAGACAATTCTTGGGACAAATGGAGAAGCCGGATGTGGATTACATAGAGGGACTTTCTCCTGCCATATCCATAGATCAGAAGACGACCAATAAAAATCCCAGATCTACAGTAGGAACCGTAACTGAAATATATGATTATCTGAGACTGCTGTTTGCACGAATAGGAACTCCTTATTGCTATAAATGCGGAAAGGAAATTTCAAGTCAGACGGTAGACCAGATGGTAGATAAAATAATGAGTCTAAATGATAAAACAAGAATCCAAATTCTTTCTCCCATAGTAAGGGGAAAGAAAGGAGAGCATCAAAAAATCATCGAAAATATAAAAAAGGACGGTTTTTTAAGGGTAGTAGTAGACGGTCAAACCTATGAAGTATCGGATGAAATAAAAATGGAAAAGAATAAGAAACATACTATTGAAGTAGTAGTTGATAGGGTGGTAGTAAAAGAAGGAGTAGAAGGAAGACTTACGGATTCCCTTGAAACGGCTCTTAAATTATCCGACGGCCTTGTAATAATTGATATTATAGGGAAAGAAAAAATAATGTTCAGTGAAAAACTTGCATGTCCTGACTGCGGAGTTGTTATAGAAGAACTTTCTCCGAGGATGTTTTCTTTTAACAGCCCCTTTGGAATGTGTCCGGAGTGTAATGGAATAGGATATTATAAAAAAATTGATCCGGACCTTATAATTCCAAATCCCTCTTTAAGTATAAATCAAGGAGGGCTTGCTCCTTACAGTGGTTCTGCAGAAGATACTTATTATTATCAGATATTTAAAACAATAGCCGATTCCTATAACTTTAACATGGATGCTCCATTAGATACTGCTCCCAAAGAATTTTTGAATGAGATTTTATATGGAACTAAGGGGTCAATTAGTTTTGAATTTAACAGCCATTTTAGCGGAAGACGAAGTTTTAACGGAAGATTTGAGGGTATCGTTCCGAATTTGGAAAGAAGATATAGGGAGACCAATTCAGATTATATAAGGGATAAGATTAACGATTTTATGGCTGAAAGGCCGTGTACCAAATGTCACGGAAAAAGGCTTAAAGATGAAATATTGGCGGTAAAAATTAATGGTCTGAATATATGGGATGTTACCAATCTTTCTTTAAAATCGGCTCTTGATTTTTTTAACAACATAAAGCTTACGGAAAGACAAGAACTCATTGCTCATCAGATTTTGAAAGAAATAAGATCAAGGTTGAAATTTCTTCAAGATGTAGGCCTTGAATATTTGACGTTGTCAAGAAGCGCCTCAACATTATCGGGAGGGGAGTCTCAGAGAATCCGTCTAGCTACTCAAATAGGGTCAAGCCTTGTGGGAGTTGTATATGTATTGGACGAACCGAGTATAGGGCTTCATCAGAGAGATAATGAAAAGCTTCTAAAGACGCTGAAAAATTTAAGGGATCTGGGCAATACCCTTATAGTTGTGGAGCATGATGAAGATACAATGAGAAATGCCGATTATATCGTAGATATCGGTCCGGGAGCGGGAATTCACGGAGGATATTTAGTTGCCGAAGGGACGGTAAAGGACATAGAAAAATGTAAAGAATCCATAACAGGACAGTATTTATCGGGGAAGAAAAAAATCGATATTCCTGATAAGAGAAGAGAACCAAATGGAAAATGGATTGAAATTGTAGGAGCTAAAGAAAATAATTTGAAAAATATTGATGTCAAGATACCTCTTGGAGTACTTACCTGTGTTACCGGAGTGTCAGGTTCGGGCAAAAGTACTTTAATAAATGAAATATTATATAAAAGCCTTGCTCAGAAATTGAACAGATCGAAGGCAAAGCCCGGAAAGTACGACGAAATAAGGGGAGTAGAAAATTTGGACAAAGTAATTGTTATAGACCAGTCCCCTATAGGAAGAACTCCCAGGTCTAATCCTGCTACTTATACAGGAGTTTTTGATTATATAAGGGATGTATTTGCTATGACTCCAGATGCTAAAATGAAGGGGTATAAAAAAGGAAGATTTAGTTTTAATGTAAAAGGCGGAAGATGTGAGGCGTGTAACGGGGACGGAATAATTAAAATTGAAATGCATTTTCTTCCCGATGTGTACGTGCCTTGCGAGGTGTGCAAAGGAAAGAGGTACAATAGAGAAACTCTCCAGGTAAAATATAAGGGAAAAAGCATATCGGATATTTTGGATATGACAGTGGAAGAGGCAGTTGGATTTTTTGAAAATATCCCTAATATAAAAAGAAAAATTCAAACCTTATATGATGTAGGGCTGGGATATATAAAATTGGGGCAGCCTTCAACCCAACTTTCAGGAGGAGAAGCACAGAGGATAAAGCTTGCCACGGAATTGAGCAAAAGAAGTACCGGAAAAACTTTGTATGTTTTGGATGAGCCTACGACAGGTCTTCATGTAGCTGATATTCATAAATTAATAAATATATTGGAAAAATTGGTGGAGGGAGGCAATTCCGTAGTGGTAATCGAACATAATATGGATGTAATTAAAGCTTCTGATTATATACTGGATTTAGGACCCGAAGGTGGAGATGAGGGCGGAAGAGTCATAGCCCAAGGAACTCCCGAGGAGGTAGCGAAAGTAAAGAATTCTTATACGGGACAATTCTTAAAGAAAATCCTTGAATAA
- the uvrC gene encoding excinuclease ABC subunit UvrC: MFNIEEELKKMPDKPGVYIMKSINDEIIYVGKAISLKRRVRQYFQSSRNNTPKVNAMVKNISEFEYIIVDNEVEALILESTLIKKHKPKYNILLRDDKSYPYIKITTNEKFPRIIKVRRVLKDGAKYFGPYPSGYAVNNTLEIINNLYPIRMCNLNLEKDMGKKRPCLNYYIGRCLAPCQGNTDETEYMRYIDEIIMFLNGKEEKLVEIIENKMKDASEKLDFESAARYRDQLNSLNIILEKQKVVSTNVTDQDVIGMAKGTDDSCVQIFFIRGGKIIGREHFILEDTFEEERGRILSSFIKQFYIGTAYVPKEIYVETEFEDMELISKWLGEKRSSKVKFKIPQRGEKSQLMEMVKDNAQDMLIKHSEEIKKKKMEKEGTLLELKNILSMDKIPMRIEAYDISDIQGIEPVGSMVVYENGEAKKSDYRRFKIRTVTGPNDYASMEEIIKRRFKKGVEERENFKENDIRFEGFSSFPDLIMIDGGKGQVSIAEEVIDNMGIRIPVCGLVKDDYHRTRGIVYNGREIYIEKNSPLFRFITRVQDEAHRFAISYHRSLRSKDIFKSQLDDIRGIGKKRKVSLLKHFGSVENIKNASLEELKKAEGMNIKAAEEVYNYFRK; encoded by the coding sequence ATGTTTAATATAGAAGAGGAATTAAAGAAGATGCCGGATAAACCCGGAGTGTATATAATGAAAAGCATAAACGACGAAATAATATATGTGGGGAAGGCAATTTCATTAAAAAGAAGGGTGAGACAATACTTTCAATCTTCACGCAATAATACTCCCAAGGTAAATGCAATGGTGAAAAATATCAGTGAATTTGAGTATATAATAGTAGATAATGAGGTGGAAGCCCTGATTTTGGAGTCCACTTTAATAAAGAAGCATAAGCCTAAATACAATATACTTTTGAGAGATGATAAGTCTTATCCCTATATTAAAATAACAACTAATGAGAAATTTCCTCGGATAATAAAGGTAAGAAGGGTTTTAAAAGACGGGGCTAAATATTTTGGACCATATCCAAGCGGATATGCGGTAAACAATACATTAGAAATAATAAATAACCTTTATCCTATCAGAATGTGTAATTTAAACTTGGAAAAGGATATGGGAAAGAAGAGGCCTTGTTTAAATTATTATATAGGAAGATGTCTGGCACCTTGTCAAGGCAATACAGATGAAACGGAATATATGAGATATATTGACGAGATAATAATGTTTCTCAACGGAAAGGAAGAGAAATTAGTAGAGATTATAGAAAATAAGATGAAGGATGCTTCGGAAAAACTTGATTTTGAAAGTGCTGCAAGGTATAGAGATCAGTTAAATTCTTTAAATATTATATTGGAAAAACAAAAGGTAGTATCCACAAACGTAACGGATCAGGATGTAATAGGAATGGCCAAAGGTACAGACGATTCATGTGTTCAGATATTCTTTATAAGAGGCGGAAAGATAATAGGACGGGAACATTTTATATTGGAGGATACTTTTGAAGAAGAGAGAGGAAGGATATTGAGTTCCTTTATCAAACAGTTCTATATCGGAACAGCATATGTTCCAAAGGAAATATATGTAGAAACAGAATTTGAAGATATGGAGCTTATATCTAAATGGCTTGGTGAGAAAAGAAGTTCTAAGGTTAAGTTTAAAATACCTCAGAGAGGAGAAAAAAGCCAGTTAATGGAAATGGTGAAGGATAATGCTCAGGATATGTTAATTAAACATAGCGAAGAAATAAAAAAGAAGAAGATGGAGAAAGAAGGAACTTTGCTGGAGCTTAAAAATATTTTATCTATGGATAAAATTCCTATGAGGATAGAAGCTTATGATATTTCTGATATTCAGGGGATAGAACCTGTTGGTTCTATGGTGGTTTATGAGAATGGCGAGGCTAAGAAGAGTGATTATAGGAGATTTAAAATAAGGACGGTCACAGGCCCTAATGATTATGCAAGTATGGAGGAAATAATAAAAAGAAGATTTAAGAAAGGGGTAGAAGAAAGAGAAAACTTTAAGGAGAATGATATAAGATTCGAGGGATTTTCATCCTTTCCCGATTTGATAATGATAGACGGAGGAAAAGGACAAGTATCTATAGCCGAAGAAGTTATAGACAACATGGGAATAAGGATTCCCGTATGTGGATTGGTAAAAGATGACTACCACAGGACCAGAGGAATAGTGTATAATGGAAGAGAGATATATATAGAAAAAAATTCTCCCCTTTTTAGGTTTATAACTCGTGTTCAAGATGAAGCCCATAGGTTTGCAATAAGTTACCATAGGAGCTTAAGAAGTAAGGATATATTTAAATCACAGTTAGACGATATAAGAGGAATAGGTAAAAAAAGAAAGGTTTCTCTTTTGAAACATTTTGGTTCTGTTGAAAATATAAAGAATGCATCTTTGGAAGAGTTAAAAAAAGCAGAGGGAATGAATATAAAAGCTGCAGAAGAAGTATACAATTATTTTAGAAAATAA